TGCTTTCAAACAATGTATTGTAGGAAGAACATGAATATCTTCAAAGTTTAGTAATTAACTTTCTCCAAATACTTTTATAATAATCTTTTGTGCCATTCATGAATTTCTAAATGCTCTTCTTGAATATAATGTTTTATCTGTACAACTCTGTAATATAACAGGACCCTTATGTTGCCTTGATgtataaaataacaatttactttgttttaaattataattataaagattCAGGGAATGTCTATGTTGAGGATTTTAGTgaacaaaatttatatatatactttctatcctttttatttttaattaaagctttttattttcaaaacatatggactgataatttttcaacatggacctTTGCATAACTTTGTGtatcaaattttcccctccttctccccaccccctcccctagatggcaaccaatccaatatatattatacatgttgaaatatatgttaaatccaatatatgtaaacatatttatacatttatcttgctgcataagaaaaatcagatcaaaagggaaagaaaatgagtaagaaaacaatcACTTCCATTATCTTTTATATTAGTCTTGTTTGTTCTACTTCTATTACCACTATTTATCATGGTATAGTGAGAAGAGCActgaatttaaacaaaaattcttaGTCTTCCCCATATTATTGTGATAATGGAAAGTCACAGTCTCTTTGgctatccataaaatgaaaggtaAGTAGTGCTctccaattctaaatcctatggtctcaaaattttctttcaagaaaattTAACACTATCTCAAAGGAATCTTGGCCTCAAACAAAAACCTGTtgtttggaaaatgaaggaaagttttttttttttcctggacagACTAATTAGAAGTTACTATAGCCAATACAATTGAACATTtactcatataaataaataaacctgcTCATAATCATATAGCTTTTTTCAGAATATTAACATAATATAGTCTTAAGTGACTATGAGAAAGCTTTCTGAGGACTGCAGAAGATAATTGAACACATCTAATATTGAAAGACAATTGAAAATTTAGGAAGTAACTGTTTACATTAATTGACtatattagaaaaatgaatggacAAAGAATATTGATGAAAACCTAGGAGGAAAGACTGAAAAattgtaatgaatttttttcttgaaggtaacttaaatataaatatttcttaagtaaaATTAGCTGGTTGCATTAGTTTTCAATGTCAAATTTTTAGtaagacattaattttttttaaactacagagGATAATGAAAATACTTAGATTTCACTTACATACTAACCCACAGAGTGTCGCTGTACTCCAAGAATATTTCTAGACACAGGAAAGCACTGATTTTCCTGACCCGGAAGACGGATGCTTCTTTTCTTTGCAATCTCAAAAGAGCTGAAAATCAGGGGCTATTTAGATTTAAGGGATCGTAAGAAACCGTATGTATTGATTGGTCCAAGGACAGAAAAAAGGATTTGAGATGGCTGCTAGGTCTAGAGGCCTCCTGGGTTCCCGGCATCTCCTGTTCTCTATTCTGGTACACACAGCCTGGCAAGTGGGGAGCGGCCAAGTCCATTACTCAGTGCTGGAGGAAGCAAAACACGGTACGTTCGTGGGGCGAATTGCTCAGGACCTGGGTCTGGAGGTTGGGGAGCTGGTGTCGCGGTTGTTCCGGATGGTATCCAAGGGCCGCAGAGACTATTTGGAAGTAAATGTGCAGAATGGCATTTTATTTGTGAATTCACGAATCGATCGTGAGGAGCTCTGCAGCCGCAGCCCTGTTTGTAGCATTCACCTGGAGGTGATCGTGGACAAACCGCTTCAGGTTTTCCATGTAGAGGTGGAAATCAAGGACATTAATGACAATCCGCCGGTATTTTCCCTAAGACAAAAGAATCTGTTTATTTCTGAATCCAGCCCACTAGACTCTAGGTTTTCACTAGAGGGCGCATTGGATGCAGATATTGGAGAGAATGCTTTGCTGACCTATAACCTCAATCCTAATGAATATTTCACTTTGGAcgtaaagaaaaaggaagagcaaaTGAATTCCCTTAAGCTTGTTTTGAAGAAAGTTTTAGATAGAGAAGAAATCGCTGAACATCATTTATTACTGACTGCCACAGACGGAGGAAAACCTGAGCTCACTGGTACTATGCAATTGCTGATCACAGTGCTGGATGTGAATGACAATACCCCAGAGTTTGAGAGGACAGTTTATAAggtgaaattatttgaaaatgtaCCGAATGAGACATTAGTGATGAAAATGAATGCCTCAGATTTGGATGAAGGATTAAATGgggaaattatttattcattcactagTGATGTTTCCCCTAATGTACAGAATAAGTTCCACATAGATCAAGTCAATGGCGAGATCAAGATAAAGGGAAATATAGATTtcgaagaaacaaaattatttgaattCCAGGTAGAGGCGACTGATAAGGGGTCTCCTCGAATGGTTGGCCATTGTACCGTCCTGGTCGAAATTCTGGATATGAACGATAATTCCCCTGAAGTTGCGGTGACATCGCTGTCGCTTCCTGTCAGAGAGGATGCCCCTCAAGGTACAGTTGTCGCCCTCATCAGTGTGTCTGACCGTGACTCCGGCGCTAATGGACAGGTGACTTGCTCGCTGTCGCCCCCAGGACCTTTCACGCTGGTGTCTACTTTCAGGAATTACTATTCGCTGATTCTGGAGGGCCAGGTAGACCGCGAAACTGTCCTTGTTTATGAGCTGGTGGTGACAGCTAGAGATGGTGGGATGCCGGTTCTATGGGCCACGGCCAGCGTGACAGTGGACATCGGTGACGTGAATGACAACTCACCTGCTTTCGAGAAGCCTGTGTATACTGTATTCGTGAGGGAGAACAACCCTCCCGGCTGTCATATCTTCACTGTGTCCGCTTCCGATTCAGATTCGCAGGAGAACGCGCTAGTTTCTTATTCGCTAATTGAACGTCGGGTAGGGGAGCGTCTACTGTCTAGCTACGTGTCTGTGCACTCAGAGAGCGGCAAACTGTACGCTTTGCAGCCCCTAGACCACGAAGAGCTGGAACTGCTACAGTTCCAAGTGAGCGCCCGCGACTCGGGCTTCCCTCCTCTGAGCAATAACGTGAGCCTGCAGGTGTTCATACTGGACGAAAATGACAATCCACCAGTAGTTTTGCCACCTCACGCTGGCGTTAGTCCAGTGACTGAACTGGTATCTCAGTCTGTGACTGCGGGGTATGTGGTGGCGAAGATTAGGGCTGTGGACGCAGATTCTGGCTACAACGCATGGCTGTCTTATGAGCTTCTGTCGAAGGTGGGCATAGGAAGCAGCCCTTTTCGCGTGGGTCTATACACAGGAGAGATAAGCACGACGAGGGTCTTGGAGGAATTTGATGGACCTAAACATACTCTACTGGTGTTGGTAAAGGATCATGGGAATCCGGTGCTGTCTGCCACAGCTACTATAGTGGTATCCTTGGTGGCAAGTGGACAAATCCTGAAAACTTCTAGTTCAGACCACGCAAAAGCGAAGGAAGGGGTTAGCAAAGAGTCACAGCTGGTGgatattaacatatatttgattatagCTATCTGCTCGGTTTCCAGTTTATTGGTGCTGAGCTTATTGTTCTATGCTGCAATACGGTGCTCTGAGCCTCTGGAGAGCCTCTATTGTTCAAAAAAGTCTATTGCAATGTGTTCTAGCGACTTGGGGAACTTACCTTATTCTCAGCAACAGCGGCCGAAAATTTGCTCTGGAGAGGGAGCAGCTAAGAATGACTTAATGGCATTCAGTCCaaactttcctccttttttggaaGATAGAGGTCAGCAGCAAGAGATGGTCCCAGAAGTTGGGAAGGTAAGTTTAAATTTTCCTTATCTGGGATagtctttattaaatttttaaaaagaacttttgaaaaatttccacaaatattttctatttttccctcaagGAAGTTTCATTCTCTATCTCACAAAgtctaataattaataattaaatttccCTTTGTGACATCAGTATTTGTTAGAGatataaatagtatttaaatGATAATGAACAATATTCAAGTTCTGTAGTTGGAGATAATTTAGTCCTCTGAAGTACTGAGTTCTTTTTCCTCATGAAATGATGTGTCAATGTATAaccagaagtaaaaaaaatccaCTTGGATAAACTGTATGCTTTTAACATTTTTGCACCCTTCTCTAGGAATTACCGCTTTTTCCCAACTTGACCATCATGTTTGCAGATTTATTGACCAAAGGATAACGACTTTCCAAGATTCCCTTTGTGCTGGAAAGTCCTTACCAGTGCACCTAGTTTAACAGTCATCAAGGAAACACAATACTCAAAACATTGAGATGGTACAGTAGCTACAAAacatctccctcctctccttttctctcttcccatctgAAATTCACTTCCTCACAGATACCTAAAAAGAATGGACACAAATGTAGAGTGCAGTGGCAGTCAGACTTGAATGTCAGAAACATGTGGCCCAAGTAAATCATGTCTCCCATGACATGTGACAATCATTTCAATCTATATCTCTCGTTCCCTAGATAAACTTCATTCTTCACTGATTTGATTCCACACTCTTCTATCTTTGGATAAAACTTTGTTTTTCACCTTTTCCTTTAGGAGAGATTTACTTATGTATTAAATTTACAGCATTATTCCATCAAGTGCCTTTCTTATCTAGCTCATaaattttagtttcaaattttatcttGAGATATTATATGATTGATTCCAAGACATAAATGGATGGATAGGGAATAGGGTGTTGATAATCAGGGCTTTGTCCCAAGGCTCAGAAGACtggatagttttttttcccccctcctggCAGGGGTCTATTGCCACCTTCATTTTCATCTTCCTTATTCCCACTCAACTGAATTTGCATCTAGCACCAGTTATTAGCTTCTGCTCCATTTTGACTACTTATTAGTAACCATATTAGCTACTTTTCTCTGGTCGTGTTTACTAACTACTCATTTTCTCTTGACCTCAGGCTTAGTCATCCTCACAATGAAGCAGTGCTCACTTATTTGTCTGGCAGAATACAAATCTCAAATGACAGAATAATTATTTCGTTATTTTCAAACTTAAATGTATGAAATATaactaattttacatatataaacatacatgaagaaaaatttaatagAATCTAAAAATAAGAGtataagttattattttaataagattCATTCCTTCAGTACTACATTTTGCAATCCATTCAGATCTCATGTTTTGCATTTCAAATATATCTCCTACAAATCCTCCAAAGATGATCTATAATCAACATGGAGAagtaatttatataaatctttgtaCATTGTGTACCAGAATAGATTTTGGTTTCTCTAAAAGttatcatttctctttaaatatgaatatatttctgCCACGATATGGAGTACTTCAACCCCTCTTCCCACTGAAACCCGGAggcttttcagcttctttttgtgtGCTGTCTTTCCTTCTTAGAATGCaagttctttgaaagcagggactatctttcttcttctctttgtatTCCGGTACTTAGGACAATGATTGggcataataaacacttaataaatacctgttaaCTTGAATGGCCAGTCAGTTTTTCCACTAATATATTTTCTGGAGGATATCTGTAGCAGTACTTAACTTGAATGAAAAGCATATGCAACCTCTTGATGccaatttttttaattacagaaaaTTTACAAACTTTGAATTTTACAAAGAGTATAAATATTCCTCTCAGTAATTTCCatcatttgcttttatttctggGACCATCTGCAAGTCCAAGAAATCCTTTTCAACATGAAAAGTCCTTCTGATacttaaatttcatattttcccttaagttttctcttctcttctttcttagtTCATTAAAGTAATCCTTAAAATGTAGAATCTTCAGTCTATTACCAATGACGATCAACTTCCTCTGAATGCTCTCTGGTTTATTAGTAGTTTTGCTAAAATATGGTGTTGGGAGCTGAATATTAGATTCTAGATGTTTTCTAATTGAAGAgaagattatatatttttatttcagtgtttttgatattaatttttcTGAATTGAAGAAAGCAACTTAATTAGCTTTATTCATTCTTATGTTGCACTGCTGACTCATCTTTTCAATGTTGACTAGAACAGAATGTTCTAATTAGAATGTTGCCAGATCTTGTTTATGAAAACTGTTTTTATTGATGcctctttatttttgtaaagctaatttttttttacaattcaaaTGTAGGGCCATTCAATAATCTTTGTTAAATGCTATCTAATTAATTCAGTCTTGTTTCCTATCTTGAAGATATTTGCTTGGATCTATACATTCTGATACAATGCATTTCAGAATTATGTCTTCTGCAAATCTGATAAATATGCTATCCTAGTCATTGATGAAAATGTTAAACAGAAGAAAGGATAGATCACTGAGGTTCCCTATCAGAGACATAAGTCCAAAATGACATTAACCCATTAATGACTTCTTGACATGTAGTTATGTAGCCAGTTCTGAATTGATCCAGCTATACTATTGACTTGTTCACATTACTTCATCTTGTCAATTGGGATAGCACGagaaattttgtcaaatgatttacATTAAAACTATATTTATCCAAAGATTTTATCTTAAAGTCTATAACACTGTGAAAATGGATATGAATTAGTCTGTAAATGATGATGGCTCTGAACAATTGTTACTTTTGCTTCT
The DNA window shown above is from Sminthopsis crassicaudata isolate SCR6 chromosome 2, ASM4859323v1, whole genome shotgun sequence and carries:
- the LOC141552865 gene encoding protocadherin alpha-3-like, producing the protein MAARSRGLLGSRHLLFSILVHTAWQVGSGQVHYSVLEEAKHGTFVGRIAQDLGLEVGELVSRLFRMVSKGRRDYLEVNVQNGILFVNSRIDREELCSRSPVCSIHLEVIVDKPLQVFHVEVEIKDINDNPPVFSLRQKNLFISESSPLDSRFSLEGALDADIGENALLTYNLNPNEYFTLDVKKKEEQMNSLKLVLKKVLDREEIAEHHLLLTATDGGKPELTGTMQLLITVLDVNDNTPEFERTVYKVKLFENVPNETLVMKMNASDLDEGLNGEIIYSFTSDVSPNVQNKFHIDQVNGEIKIKGNIDFEETKLFEFQVEATDKGSPRMVGHCTVLVEILDMNDNSPEVAVTSLSLPVREDAPQGTVVALISVSDRDSGANGQVTCSLSPPGPFTLVSTFRNYYSLILEGQVDRETVLVYELVVTARDGGMPVLWATASVTVDIGDVNDNSPAFEKPVYTVFVRENNPPGCHIFTVSASDSDSQENALVSYSLIERRVGERLLSSYVSVHSESGKLYALQPLDHEELELLQFQVSARDSGFPPLSNNVSLQVFILDENDNPPVVLPPHAGVSPVTELVSQSVTAGYVVAKIRAVDADSGYNAWLSYELLSKVGIGSSPFRVGLYTGEISTTRVLEEFDGPKHTLLVLVKDHGNPVLSATATIVVSLVASGQILKTSSSDHAKAKEGVSKESQLVDINIYLIIAICSVSSLLVLSLLFYAAIRCSEPLESLYCSKKSIAMCSSDLGNLPYSQQQRPKICSGEGAAKNDLMAFSPNFPPFLEDRGQQQEMVPEVGKELPLFPNLTIMFADLLTKG